A region of the Salmo trutta chromosome 40, fSalTru1.1, whole genome shotgun sequence genome:
ATGTTAACCTGCATATAGCAATATCCAGACGAAGATGGTGATAAAAGTCATGGTTGTTGTGGGTTCTGTTGTCATGAAGGACAGCTCTCAGTCATGAAGTGTTCAACTGACAGGGCTATAAACACTCTTAGAGCAGCAGGGCAGATGCATTATGCAAATGAGTGTTTCAACTCTATTTCAGTGTCAATGAATTAGAATATATTTTGTCCTGTATGGGCTTGCTTTTATAATAATAGTAATTAGGTGGGtccttatatttgtcctattttacACGTATATTATACACTCCACTACTGTGGTCACGGCCAGCATCTGCCATTATTAATtacgaccctggagcaattagggctaAGTGCCTAGCaaaagggcacatcgacagacgTTTCACAGTTTCGACCtggggatttgaactagcaaccttttggttactaagCCAACACTCTATGCGCtagctacctgctgcccctttaATAACATCAAACAGTAACTGTTTACTCAGGTAACTGATGTATGGCCACTTTTATGTCACATCACCTTTGTATTTTTATTCTGATGATGATCAGATATAATGAACTGTCTGTTCACTCATGCTTGGTCTCTGATGTAAGTTCCTCTAATCAGTTAGTGAACACTTCTCTAAACTAAAGCTGGTAGGATTCCTCTGGTAGTGTTGTCTGTCCTCTGTGACTTTACCACCACTGTTAAATCTGAGATCAACATGTTTAATAAAGGATTATACAACATGGATCACTatcactactgctgctgctgttgtcttTCATATGGACAATATGGAGGAATACTAGCAACACTGGATCTAATGCAGGACTATAACGACAAACTAGGAGAACCTGATACACAGAGGAAGGAAAAAATACTCATATCTGGATTTAAGGTTCAATTCATTTGTATTATCTAGAACAGTTTGTTTTACCTGGAAGATGGTCAGGTGTATTAGTGTTGATTATGATTCTGTATGACTGATCTTCACTGTAACAGCTGCAGCATCATAACACAGAGAGGTTTTTGTACCAACAGTAATAGGGATTGTATCACTGTGGAGGACTTTTGGTAGCGGCACCAGACTAGATGTTGGAAGTAAGTAAACAACTAAATTAACTGTTTTATTCAACTTTTGATGTCGTGTTTCAATATTTCTATAAATTTAGCCTCAATATTGAGGATTTTTTACTTACTTTTTTTTACATGATTTTGGGAAACAAAATACACATAATATAACCAGTTAGAATATGAATGTTATTACGTCTAATCAAATTTGACCTGTCTTTAAACTATGAAAGTGATTAGCCTACATTCTAGATTAGTTGTATGAACAAACATACTGCACCTTGTAggaaatgttcaataaacagtaGTTTCAGCAAATTCTttaggaaaacaaaacaaaaaaacactttatTTCAAATGAACAAGATAAAATCATCTTTGGCAAGTATTCATACCATATTAGAGTCAATGATTTGAACCACAATCTAAGGAAATTCAGCTTCCCAATGGTCAGGAGGTTTTTGTACCAGCAGTAATAGGGATTGTATCACTGTGGTACACTTTTGGTAGCGGCACCAGACTAGATGTTGGAAGTAAGAAACAAGATCTCTTGATATTTCTTTCTGTTTACACTAAGTATATTATTCTTACACTCTGTCTATATGAAAATATTGCGATTTTagattttcaaaatgttttcattGCTTTTGACTGGGCCTTCTTTCAACTAACATTTTATTGAATCAAAATGTTAAATTGTAGGGTTATTTTTGTCTGATTTGTATATTGCAGAATATAACTCTTAGTTCTGGTATGACAATTGTTTAATAGTATTGGATATAGTAGTCATTATTGTTGCATTGAGTTCATGGTAGCGTTCACTGTTAGTGTGAAGACAAAAGGTCTCAGTTATGTTTGTAACCAACTTCATGAACTAACATGGTTGATATGTGATTAAATATAATTTAGGCTCAAATTCTGCAAATACTATGAATATGACTAGGCCATTCTCATTAGATCCATTCCTAAACAATATCTGTATGACATGTTTAACTGACGTCGTATAACTTGTAACTCTACTTATTTAATACTTGTTCAGTTTATAAATCTGCTTTATCATATTACTAAACAATCTCACTAAAAAATCTAACTTTTACATTCATATTTACAGGGCATTTCCAATTCACTTTATTTTGATGTGTACTTTACTGAAGTTGTACTTGATGTAGTTAATAAGTTGATGTGTTCTGTTTGTTCCAGGTAACAGTGTCCCCACCCTCACCGTCCTGCCCCCCTCTAATGAGGAACTGTCCAGTACAACAACAGCCACACTGACATGTCTGGCCAACAAGGGCTTCCCCTCAGACTGGACCATGAGCTGGAAAGTGGATGGGACCAGAAAGGGGCAGGAGGCCAATCCCGGAGTCCTGGAGAAGGACGGTCTGTACAGCTGGAGCAGCACCCTGACTCTCACTGCCCAGGAGTGGACCAAGGCAGGAGAGGTGACCTGTGAAGCCCAGCAGAAATcccagactccagtcaccaagaCCCTGAGGAAGGCTGACTGTTCTGGGTAGGACCCACCAGTCACACACCCCTGTGGAGAGAGATTGCTGGTTCCTCTGCTTTGACTTGCTTCATTCTCTGATTTATTGATCGCTCTCGTATAGACTAGCAGGGGCTTGGCTTGAGTTCATGTGTCAATCCATTCTGTAGACTGCGATTTTGTTCATTTTAGATTTGATGTGATCTGCTTTAATTCACTATCATGTTTGCTTTGATGCTTCAATTATGTAATAATGGATTAAAATAAAGATGTATTTTTGCAATACATATTTGTGTTGTTTCTATTAATTAACTGGATCATAGATATATTTGGAATATTTGGAAAAATAAATGCATTCAGTAAGCCTGATTCATGGTGTCTTTGAAAACTGTCAGGCCTAAACCTCATTCTCACTGAACATCATCACTGACCAGTAATTAATACCATCACAATATACTATGATTTAATATAAGAGGTTCTGCCATGGAAGTAGTTGATGACTGTCTGTATTCATCAGGATACTGAGTCTGTGTCAGACCTGTTTAACTTGACAGACTTTACAGCAATAAAATAAGAACTATCACACAGTCTACCGGCATCTTGGACGTGTGTTATAGTCTGTGATTTGAAGCTAAATACATTATAAAAATGACTAATATTACAAGTGCCACTACTTCAAGATAGAGAGTAGAGTTATAGTCTTCTCTACCTCCAAGCCCCTGGGGACAGGGCGAACATCTGGTGACAGTGCTGCTCTATTCTGGGACAAGCAGAACCACCAAGCCCAGTCTATGCAAATCTGTTTCACTCCCACAGCTACCAGTCTAGTTTCAGTTTCACTGCCTGGACTGGGCCAGATTTGAGTGGGTGGACAAGTTTTACTGTAACTTCTATGGTGGATTCAAAGAGGGGGACTTTTACAATGAATAAACCAGCATGTAATAGATTGCATATAAGATGGATATTACTAAAGACATGACTGCTAGGCGGCAAGTTGGCGGACTGAACACAGCAGTGCAAATCACCTCaagataaaaatgtaatattcaaTATCTGTAAGTAGAGAAATGTATCTAGAAATATtaggaaaacaagcaacacccaaacatgacGGAAGGTAAACAAGGAGAACCAATATCAAAAGAAAAGGCCACACCTCGATGAACACAGACGATTTAAGCTTTTCACCCCGGGAATGGTATGGGTGGAAATTGATCTGTTAAAATCGATAAATGACAAACTGGGCATAATTGAACTACCCAGTAATGATAAAAATGAGTTGAAGGCGAGCCTCGAGATGAGTGACGAAAAAGCTGTGACAATGGAGAAAGAAACAAACAAGCtaaaagggacagtcaataagattGAAATGGACATTAATGAACTTAAAAATGATAACATctttctgagagaagccttacttgacaTACAGACTAGAACTAGGAGAGAAAATCTGGTACTTACTGGTatccaagagaaagaaggagaaattCCTGAAGGTGTAGTGAGGGAGTTCCTCCTTACAGCGCTTCAGATCCCACGCGAAGCTGTCGACAAAATCCAACTCGAAATGTACACTGTTTCa
Encoded here:
- the LOC115180154 gene encoding immunoglobulin lambda-like polypeptide 1, whose product is MVSWEVEGAEVKEGVLTNSEEEKGGRYSHSSTLTLSKARCTVCLREVLYGSVSLCEHSTTVVTLTVVISCIFSLDSTDGFEPQSKEIQLPNGQEVFVPAVIGIVSLWYTFGSGTRLDVGSNSVPTLTVLPPSNEELSSTTTATLTCLANKGFPSDWTMSWKVDGTRKGQEANPGVLEKDGLYSWSSTLTLTAQEWTKAGEVTCEAQQKSQTPVTKTLRKADCSG